A stretch of Candidatus Dormiibacterota bacterium DNA encodes these proteins:
- a CDS encoding metallophosphoesterase, whose amino-acid sequence MPFRLLHISDLHLDRAFAGVGCFGEVARRRREGLRDALRRAGEAARQTGCDAVTIGGDLYEHEHAGLDTGRFLVDTFTSWQPMRVFLAPGNHDALLPGSLYERMRWPENVHLFTGATLEPAPLADGLSLWGLAHRDPAWSGDPLEGPEVGGGVHLALFHGAELGGRPPGKSLHGPFQAERIARRGFAAALCGHYHRRRVDPVARLLYPGSPEPLTFDEEGGRGPVVVEVSERGVVDYQPLTLNRWTAVQHDCDLEGSGSSSEAVERARVAAREALAGLAPERTMLRLSLRGEVNPDLALDLPRVEAAVADATGAATVRLRDLTSPAIDLDAAAADRTARGAFTRSVLKAIDNEDDPRERALLGDTLRYGLQALGGAEVGLR is encoded by the coding sequence ATGCCCTTCCGTCTCCTGCACATCTCCGACCTCCATCTGGACCGCGCCTTCGCCGGTGTGGGCTGCTTCGGGGAGGTGGCACGCCGCCGCCGCGAGGGGCTGCGCGACGCCCTGCGGCGGGCCGGCGAGGCCGCCCGCCAGACCGGCTGCGACGCGGTCACCATCGGCGGCGACCTCTACGAGCACGAGCACGCCGGGCTCGACACCGGGCGCTTCCTGGTCGACACCTTCACGTCGTGGCAGCCGATGCGGGTCTTCCTCGCCCCCGGCAACCACGACGCGCTGCTCCCCGGCAGCCTCTACGAGCGGATGCGGTGGCCCGAGAACGTCCACCTCTTCACCGGCGCCACCCTCGAGCCGGCGCCGCTCGCCGACGGCCTGAGCCTCTGGGGGCTGGCCCACCGCGACCCCGCCTGGAGCGGCGACCCGCTGGAGGGCCCCGAGGTGGGCGGCGGGGTTCACCTCGCCCTGTTCCACGGCGCCGAGCTGGGCGGCCGGCCCCCCGGGAAGTCGCTGCACGGCCCGTTCCAGGCCGAGCGCATCGCCCGGCGCGGGTTCGCCGCAGCGCTCTGCGGCCACTACCACCGCCGCCGCGTCGACCCCGTCGCCCGGCTGCTCTACCCGGGCAGCCCGGAGCCGCTCACCTTCGACGAGGAGGGGGGCCGCGGGCCGGTGGTGGTCGAGGTGTCCGAGCGGGGCGTGGTCGACTACCAGCCGCTCACCCTCAACCGCTGGACCGCGGTCCAGCACGACTGCGACCTGGAGGGCTCGGGCTCCTCGAGCGAGGCGGTGGAGCGGGCCCGGGTGGCGGCGCGCGAGGCGCTCGCCGGGCTGGCGCCGGAGCGCACCATGCTCCGCCTGTCCCTCCGCGGCGAGGTCAACCCCGACCTCGCCCTCGACCTGCCGCGGGTCGAGGCCGCGGTCGCCGACGCCACCGGCGCCGCCACGGTGCGCCTTCGTGACCTCACCAGCCCGGCGATCGACCTCGACGCCGCCGCCGCCGACCGCACCGCGCGGGGCGCCTTCACCCGGTCGGTGCTCAAGGCCATCGACAACGAGGACGACCCCCGCGAGCGCGCCCTGCTCGGCGACACCCTCCGCTACGGGCTCCAGGCGCTGGGCGGAGCCGAGGTCGGCCTCCGATGA
- a CDS encoding helix-turn-helix domain-containing protein, producing the protein MSEYLTTGQAAELLGVSKPTVVRAIQRGLLRPALVTPGQHRRFRKEDLLAFRARALAYPDGDFVTEPDSHGKDAIELRGAPAIDRASEATETR; encoded by the coding sequence ATGAGTGAGTACCTGACCACCGGGCAGGCGGCCGAGTTGCTCGGCGTCAGCAAGCCGACGGTGGTTCGAGCGATCCAACGGGGGCTGCTGCGGCCCGCCCTCGTGACCCCGGGGCAGCACCGGCGCTTCCGCAAGGAGGACCTGCTGGCCTTCCGGGCCCGCGCGCTGGCGTATCCGGACGGCGACTTCGTCACCGAGCCCGACTCGCATGGCAAGGACGCCATCGAGCTTCGGGGCGCACCGGCGATCGACCGAGCCTCGGAGGCCACCGAGACGAGGTGA